The Brassica napus cultivar Da-Ae chromosome C7, Da-Ae, whole genome shotgun sequence genome has a segment encoding these proteins:
- the LOC106435521 gene encoding uncharacterized protein LOC106435521, with amino-acid sequence MLLNTLQRVNDIIIVTVKTVHDLSKGQLYVDLSGSPGFSLIASSSSGESSSEMASKSGDEENTEDFQDEFIDIISKRSKKQLKDKEKSRARRRGFRKWFKKQKPIFGGLIETHVQPAKATNIVSRTLPGWSFANNYEFSDLGKIWLLWHPSVHVSVISKSLQVVTSRVKLPSFNSEFIVSVVYGSNCAIERRQLWLELEATANNPTIASSPWLILGDFNEIIATSEHTNEANIATTRGMREFRECLLRCDLSDLAYRGNSYTWTNRHVSKKLDRILVNDIWLQTFPDSLAVFGKLGISDHTPSCLFLDQFRPKQKRPFKFFAHLNQHPEFPDIIRGCWHAFNFAGSHQLSISKKLKELKPIIRSFAKENYSNLEKRVVEAFDTLTLCQQFTLSSPSPSAAIAEEEAHRKWLELAQAEDSFLRQRSRIQWTSFGDASTAFYHRSIRTRRDQNQIGHFL; translated from the exons ATGCTCCTTAACACCCTCCAGAGAGTCAATGATATCATCATTGTTACGGTTAAAACTGTGCACGACCTGAGCAAAGGCCAGCTCTATGTTGATCTCTCGGGTTCTCCTGGTTTCTCCCTCATTGCATCATCTTCCTCCGGTGAATCTTCCTCTGAAATGGCTTCTAAGTCTGGCGATGAGGAAAACACTGAGGATTTTCAGGACGAATTCATAGACATCATCTCTAAGCGCTCTAAAAAGCAATTAAAGGATAAGGAGAAGTCAAGAGCTAGG CGGAGAGGTTTTAGGAAATggttcaaaaaacaaaaacctatATTCGGAGGTCTCATTGAGACGCATGTACAGCCGGCTAAAGCGACGAATATAGTATCTCGTACGCTTCCGGGTTGGTCTTTTGCTAATAACTATGAGTTCTCGGATCTTGGAAAGATATGGCTCTTATGGCACCCATCGGTTCATGTCTCTGTCATCTCGAAATCCCTTCAAGTTGTTACTTCTCGGGTTAAGCTACCTTCGTTCAACTCTGAGTTTATTGTCTCTGTTGTCTACGGTTCTAACTGTGCTATTGAAAGGCGTCAGTTATGGTTGGAACTAGAAGCAACAGCAAATAATCCTACTATTGCGAGTTCTCCTTGGCTCATCCTAGGTGATTTCAATGAAATCATCGCTACTTCGGAGCATACAAATGAAGCGAATATAGCCACAACTAGAGGAATGCGTGAATTTAGGGAATGTCTCCTCCGCTGTGATCTTTCAGATCTGGCCTACCGTGGAAATTCTTATACCTGGACGAACAGGCATGTCTCTAAGAAGCTAGACAGGATTCTGGTCAACGACATATGGCTTCAAACCTTCCCCGACTCCCTAGCGGTCTTTGGTAAACTCGGTATCTCTGATCACACTCCCTCGTGTCTTTTCTTGGATCAGTTTAGGCCCAAACAGAAACGCCCATTTAAATTCTTTGCGCACCTGAACCAGCACCCGGAATTTCCAGATATCATAAGGGGTTGTTGGCATGCATTTAATTTTGCTGGCTCTCATCAGTTATCAATCTCCAAAAAGCTTAAAGAGCTCAAGCCGATCATCAGATCTTTTGCTAAAGAAAACTACTCGAACCTGGAGAAACGGGTGGTGGAGGCTTTTGATACTCTCACTCTATGTCAGCAATTCACCCTTTCATCCCCCTCTCCTTCTGCTGCTATAGCAGAAGAGGAAGCTCACCGTAAATGGCTGGAGTTAGCTCAAGCGGAAGACTCTTTTCTCAGGCAGCGCTCGAGAATTCAATGGACGTCATTTGGAGATGCAAGCACTGCTTTTTACCATAGGTCTATACGGACTAGAAGGGACCAGAACCAAATCGGGCATTTTctctag